A stretch of the Aegilops tauschii subsp. strangulata cultivar AL8/78 chromosome 4, Aet v6.0, whole genome shotgun sequence genome encodes the following:
- the LOC120962773 gene encoding uncharacterized protein, protein MALKKARKAVAPKNPTSAADAGGSGSTGAAEMPGPLGRGGAHSLSPPRLPPGVYFSPTREESVALLDRWIAGGKEVPADARGFVCHADIYGESPDALRRRHPPASARAGQHTWWFLCETRFQCPGSAAKRAGRKVDTGGHWRAERSEAEGGGVESHFVFFLGPSRKEKTPWLVQEFTSANDDGAGKKGVPALYMLYVSPRATDDELRGIYGEDGVTVGPDGNKKHVRAAVPAGCFDAVVALLPPGSVRGLGQERVEVSQAPPPPQPACLLHHDGQQGQNSTGAASPAGVLGQYQQRRRHGRCFMGAAVPAAVLG, encoded by the coding sequence ATGGCCCTCAAGAAAGCAAGAAAAGCGGTAGCACCCAAGAACCCAACGTCCGCCGCCGACGCTGGAGGCAGCGGCTCCACGGGCGCGGCGGAGATGCCCGGTCcgctcgggcgcggcggcgcgcaCAGCCTCAGCCCGCCGCGGCTGCCCCCCGGCGTCTACTTCAGCCCGACGCGGGAGGAGAGCGTGGCGCTCCTCGACCGCTGGATCGCCGGCGGCAAGGAGGTGCCCGCCGACGCGCGGGGGTTCGTCTGCCACGCCGACATCTACGGCGAGAGCCCCGACGCGCTGCGGCGGCGGCACCCGCCGGCGAGCGCCCGCGCGGGCCAGCACACCTGGTGGTTCCTCTGCGAGACCAGGTTCCAGTGCCCCGGCTCGGCGGCCAAGCGCGCCGGCCGCAAAGTCGACACCGGCGGGCACTGGCGGGCGGAGCGGAGCGAGGCCGAGGGGGGCGGGGTCGAGAGCcacttcgtcttcttcctcggccCGTCCAGGAAGGAGAAGACGCCGTGGCTGGTGCAGGAATTCACCAGCGCCAACGACGACGGCGCCGGCAAGAAGGGCGTGCCCGCGCTCTACATGCTCTACGTCTCCCCGCGCGCCACCGACGACGAGCTGAGGGGGATCTACGGGGAGGACGGCGTCACGGTGGGGCCCGACGGGAACAAGAAGCATGTCCGGGCCGCCGTCCCAGCAGGCTGTTTCGACGCCGTCGTGGCGCTGCTGCCGCCGGGGAGCGTCCGTGGTCTCGGTCAAGAGCGCGTTGAGGTGTCGCAGGCGCCGCCTCCGCCGCAGCCGGCGTGTCTTCTTCATCACGACGGCCAGCAGGGGCAGAACTCCACGGGGGCCGCATCGCCGGCGGGCGTTCTTGGTCAGTaccagcagcggcggcggcatggGCGCTGCTTCATGGGGGCCGCAGTGCCGGCGGCCGTTCTTGGTTAG